In a single window of the Ciconia boyciana chromosome 7, ASM3463844v1, whole genome shotgun sequence genome:
- the MOB3C gene encoding MOB kinase activator 3C isoform X2, whose protein sequence is MALCLKQVFNKDKTFRPRKKFEPGTQRFELYKKAQASLKSGLDLKAVVQLPPGESINDWIAVHVVDFFNRINLIYGTMSEYCTEKSCPIMSGGLKYEYRWQDDSKYKKPTKLSAPQYMCMLMDWIEMLINNEDIFPTRIERNDRTNLPLKHFGR, encoded by the coding sequence ATGGCGCTGTGTCTCAAGCAAGTcttcaacaaagacaaaacatttcGTCCCCGAAAGAAGTTTGAGCCAGGCACCCAGCGCTTTGAGCTGTACAAGAAAGCCCAGGCCTCCCTCAAGTCCGGGCTGGACCTGAAAGCAGTGGTGCAGCTGCCTCCTGGTGAGAGCATCAACGACTGGATTGCCGTGCACGTGGTGGACTTCTTCAACCGCATCAACCTCATCTACGGCACCATGTCGGAGTACTGCACGGAGAAGAGTTGCCCCATCATGTCGGGCGGGCTCAAGTATGAGTACAGGTGGCAGGATGATAGCAAATACAAGAAGCCGACCAAGCTGTCGGCCCCACAGTACATGTGTATGCTGATGGACTGGATTGAGATGCTCATTAACAACGAGGACATCTTCCCCACCAGGATAG